Proteins encoded in a region of the Mycobacterium branderi genome:
- a CDS encoding PucR family transcriptional regulator — protein sequence MSELGSDPASMLRLISYFDELEESAVNADTVVRSAALVAECPVGARWESGTVIRYDATGRLDPHGDSPGPPSLEDEPTVWLDRTGDECSLDAVLLDRLRHSLRVVATRAGISGSPQLGDPALLEVVLSGKEHREDRARAIRLLGLDETRQICVLVVSAHSPPEALKIIVGELPGLSVRSAAIGKTTAVLCQGAIDTRALSDGLQSAIVDAFPAPMAVDSDRGPWVGIGSSVNIFAASTSWHQALQALRFASSTGYGRRAVAYDRLSSLELLADLPLDRVQRNPDVARINEIAASPTGALDVSTVEAFCVFGSLRRTAAELHLHHSTVAARLAHVESTMGWDLDDPMDRFMATLVLMVRRIALSSAELADSSLPSAQPDSCRMTHGIRPTGGG from the coding sequence ATGTCGGAGTTGGGATCCGACCCCGCCTCGATGCTGAGACTCATCTCGTACTTCGATGAGCTCGAGGAGTCGGCTGTGAACGCCGACACGGTGGTCCGGTCGGCCGCATTGGTTGCCGAATGTCCGGTCGGTGCGCGGTGGGAGTCGGGCACGGTGATCCGCTACGACGCGACGGGTCGACTCGACCCGCACGGGGACTCACCGGGGCCGCCGTCGCTCGAGGACGAGCCGACCGTGTGGCTCGACCGCACTGGCGACGAGTGCTCACTTGACGCAGTGCTGCTCGACCGGTTGCGCCACTCACTGCGCGTGGTCGCGACGCGCGCTGGGATCTCGGGCAGTCCACAGCTCGGGGATCCGGCGCTGCTCGAGGTCGTGTTGTCCGGCAAGGAGCACCGCGAGGACCGAGCGCGGGCAATCCGCCTGCTGGGGTTGGACGAAACGCGGCAGATCTGCGTTCTTGTGGTGTCCGCACACTCTCCCCCGGAGGCGCTGAAGATCATCGTCGGCGAACTTCCCGGGCTGTCGGTGCGCTCGGCCGCCATAGGAAAAACGACGGCCGTGCTGTGCCAGGGTGCGATCGACACTCGCGCGCTTTCGGATGGGTTGCAGAGCGCCATCGTCGACGCGTTTCCCGCGCCGATGGCGGTAGATTCCGATCGGGGACCGTGGGTCGGGATCGGTTCCAGCGTAAACATATTCGCTGCATCGACGTCGTGGCATCAGGCTCTGCAGGCGCTGCGCTTCGCCTCGTCGACCGGCTACGGCCGGCGGGCCGTGGCCTACGATCGGCTCAGCTCGCTGGAGCTGTTGGCCGACCTGCCGCTGGACCGTGTGCAGCGCAACCCCGACGTGGCCCGGATCAACGAGATCGCCGCGTCGCCGACTGGCGCCCTCGACGTGAGCACCGTCGAAGCGTTCTGCGTGTTCGGTTCGCTGCGGCGTACCGCGGCCGAACTGCACCTGCATCACAGCACCGTCGCAGCGCGGCTCGCGCATGTGGAGTCGACGATGGGATGGGATCTCGACGATCCGATGGACCGTTTCATGGCCACATTGGTGCTTATGGTCCGCCGTATTGCGCTGTCCTCGGCCGAACTTGCGGATTCGAGCCTGCCCTCAGCGCAGCCCGACAGTTGTCGGATGACTCACGGCATTCGACCGACAGGCGGCGGATGA
- a CDS encoding nuclear transport factor 2 family protein, with product MAVIDPNRTWEPLQKRLAATTNERHRVVLRAVIEHMKAEAVPDLERLMATLSPSPDYHFWGADGDFGPKGFDVVRAYYADFVASGTNILEFEVERLVVDDHCVVTEGYLKQIYPGAQAQRIGIPVDDVDADYLVVFRQLLLWPVDEDGKIQGEDSYNPGVISVTKLTREELPQKYIDLMRASA from the coding sequence ATGGCTGTTATCGATCCGAATCGCACCTGGGAGCCGCTGCAGAAGAGGCTCGCCGCCACCACCAACGAACGTCACCGCGTCGTGCTGCGCGCGGTGATCGAGCACATGAAGGCTGAAGCAGTACCGGACCTGGAGCGACTGATGGCGACGCTGAGCCCATCGCCTGATTATCATTTTTGGGGCGCCGACGGGGATTTCGGCCCGAAAGGGTTCGACGTCGTGCGGGCCTACTACGCGGACTTCGTGGCCTCCGGGACGAACATCCTCGAATTCGAGGTGGAGCGACTCGTCGTCGACGACCATTGCGTGGTGACCGAGGGCTACCTCAAGCAGATCTACCCGGGTGCGCAGGCGCAGCGCATCGGCATCCCGGTCGACGACGTCGACGCAGATTACCTGGTGGTGTTCCGTCAGCTGTTGTTGTGGCCGGTCGACGAGGACGGGAAGATCCAGGGTGAGGACTCTTACAATCCCGGCGTGATCAGCGTAACCAAACTGACGCGGGAAGAACTGCCGCAGAAGTACATCGACCTCATGCGAGCCTCTGCCTGA
- a CDS encoding AMP-binding protein has translation MRADIATMLLDRLGDEHLGLRTRQRDWSWDAVVRESAARGAVARSLRRDGPFHIGVLLDNIPDFVFWLGGAALVGAVVVGINPTRGAAELATEIRHADCQLIVTDTAHAERLRDLDLGLGSDRFLLVDDPGYGRLVDAHRVQPAVAPGVGEDSLLLLLFTSGTTGASKAVKCSQGRLARIAYAATDKFGHGRDDVDYCCMPLFHGNAIMALWAPALANGATVCLTPSFSASRFLSDVRYFGATFFTYVGKALAYLMATPEQPDDSDNPLVRGFGTEASPEDQAEFRRRFGAALFEGYGSSEGGGTVVARDPAAPASALGRPAHAGVAVVNPQTLTDCAPAVFDELGRVRNPDEAVGEIVDKYGVQSFEGYYRDDDADAERIRNGWYWTGDLGYVDEAGFLYFAGRRGDWIRVDGENISALAIERVLRRHPRVVSAGAYAVPDPRSGDQVMAAIEVTDPEAFDTSEFAAYLSAQKELSTKGIPRFLRLSTSLPVTGSSKVLKRELQRQRWNTGEPVYRWAGRRAPVYHRMSADEKCSLDGEFARYGRERYV, from the coding sequence ATGCGGGCCGACATCGCGACGATGCTGCTCGATCGCCTCGGCGACGAGCACCTTGGGCTACGCACGCGGCAACGTGACTGGTCCTGGGATGCGGTGGTGCGCGAATCCGCCGCCCGGGGTGCCGTGGCACGGTCGCTGCGCCGCGACGGGCCGTTTCACATCGGCGTATTGCTGGATAACATACCGGATTTCGTGTTCTGGCTCGGCGGCGCGGCATTGGTGGGGGCCGTCGTCGTCGGCATCAACCCCACCCGGGGCGCGGCAGAGCTGGCGACCGAAATACGGCATGCGGACTGTCAATTGATCGTCACCGACACCGCACACGCGGAGCGGCTGCGCGATCTGGACCTCGGTCTGGGGTCGGACCGGTTCCTTCTTGTCGACGACCCGGGATACGGCCGCCTCGTCGACGCCCACCGCGTCCAACCCGCTGTCGCCCCGGGAGTGGGCGAGGATTCCCTGTTGCTGTTGCTGTTCACCTCGGGGACGACCGGTGCGTCCAAAGCGGTCAAGTGCAGCCAGGGCCGGCTGGCCCGAATTGCCTACGCCGCCACCGACAAATTCGGCCATGGTCGCGACGACGTGGACTACTGCTGCATGCCGCTGTTCCACGGCAACGCGATCATGGCGCTGTGGGCCCCGGCGCTGGCGAACGGCGCCACGGTATGCTTGACACCGTCGTTTTCGGCATCGCGATTCCTGTCAGACGTGCGGTACTTTGGTGCGACGTTCTTTACCTACGTCGGCAAGGCGCTGGCCTATCTGATGGCCACTCCGGAACAACCTGACGATTCCGACAATCCTTTGGTGCGCGGATTCGGCACCGAGGCGTCGCCGGAGGACCAGGCCGAGTTCCGCCGGCGCTTCGGTGCCGCCTTGTTCGAGGGCTACGGCTCCAGCGAGGGTGGCGGGACCGTGGTGGCGCGCGACCCCGCCGCCCCTGCGAGCGCACTGGGCCGCCCGGCGCATGCCGGTGTCGCAGTGGTCAACCCGCAGACGCTGACCGATTGTGCCCCAGCTGTTTTCGACGAGCTCGGGCGGGTGCGCAACCCCGACGAGGCGGTCGGTGAGATCGTCGACAAATACGGCGTCCAGAGCTTCGAGGGCTACTACCGCGATGACGACGCCGACGCCGAGCGGATTCGCAACGGCTGGTACTGGACCGGCGACCTCGGCTATGTCGACGAGGCGGGATTCCTGTACTTCGCCGGCCGGCGGGGCGACTGGATCCGGGTCGACGGCGAGAACATCTCCGCACTGGCGATCGAGCGCGTTTTGCGCCGCCATCCGCGCGTGGTTTCGGCTGGGGCGTATGCCGTGCCGGACCCACGGTCCGGCGACCAAGTGATGGCGGCGATCGAGGTGACCGACCCGGAGGCGTTCGACACCTCGGAGTTCGCCGCTTACCTGTCGGCTCAAAAAGAACTGAGCACCAAGGGCATCCCGCGGTTCCTGCGGCTCTCGACAAGCCTGCCCGTCACCGGCTCCAGCAAGGTACTCAAGCGTGAACTGCAGCGCCAGCGGTGGAACACCGGCGAGCCGGTGTATCGGTGGGCCGGACGCCGGGCGCCGGTATATCACCGGATGAGCGCCGACGAAAAGTGTTCGCTCGACGGCGAGTTCGCGCGCTATGGCAGGGAGCGCTACGTGTAA
- a CDS encoding FAD-binding protein: MVNWDEECDVLVAGSGGGGVTGAYTAAREGLDVILIEATDKFGGTTAYSGGGGVWFPCNPVLMRAGVDDTLEDALEYYHAVVGDRTPRELQETYVRGGAPLIEYLEHDSGLKFEMLPWPDYFGKAPKARLDGRRHIAAKPLPVLQAPELREMVRGPLDADRLGAPQPDDYFIGGRALIARFLKATEKYPNASRRLNTALIELVVENGAVTGAIVETAGEPRAIRAHRGVLLAAGGFEGNEKLRRKYGVPGAVRDTMGSCGNLGQAHQAAIAVGADTDLMDQAWWSPGLTHPDGRSAFALWFTGGIFVNQDGNRFVNESAAYDRIGRTVIADLANGSITLPYWMVYDDKEGRVPPVKATNVSMVEPDKYVAAGLWHTADTLDGLAAKIGVPAQNLAATVARFNGFAAGGVDEDFGRGDEAYDRAFSGGESPLVSIDRPPYHAAAFGLSDLGTKGGLRTDTAARVLDTSGTIMRGLYAAGNTMAAPSGCAYPGGGNPIGTSMLFSHLAVLDMLDRRADA, from the coding sequence ATGGTCAACTGGGACGAAGAATGCGACGTGCTGGTCGCCGGGTCGGGCGGTGGCGGGGTCACGGGCGCGTACACCGCGGCTCGTGAGGGACTCGATGTCATCCTCATCGAGGCGACCGATAAGTTCGGCGGCACGACCGCGTACTCCGGTGGCGGCGGGGTGTGGTTTCCGTGCAACCCGGTGCTGATGCGCGCCGGCGTCGACGACACCCTTGAGGACGCGCTGGAGTACTACCACGCTGTGGTCGGCGACCGCACCCCGCGGGAGTTGCAGGAAACTTATGTCCGCGGCGGCGCCCCGCTGATCGAGTACCTCGAGCACGATTCCGGCCTGAAGTTCGAAATGTTGCCGTGGCCCGACTATTTCGGGAAAGCACCGAAGGCACGGTTGGATGGCCGGCGACACATCGCCGCCAAGCCATTGCCGGTGCTGCAGGCGCCGGAACTGCGCGAGATGGTGCGTGGACCGCTCGACGCCGACCGGCTCGGCGCGCCGCAACCCGACGACTACTTCATCGGCGGTCGTGCGTTGATTGCCCGGTTCCTCAAGGCCACCGAGAAGTATCCGAACGCGTCCCGTCGATTGAACACCGCGCTGATCGAGCTGGTGGTCGAAAACGGTGCGGTAACGGGCGCGATCGTCGAGACCGCGGGGGAGCCCCGGGCGATCCGCGCGCACCGCGGTGTGTTGCTGGCCGCCGGTGGTTTCGAGGGCAACGAGAAGCTGCGCCGCAAGTACGGTGTGCCCGGCGCTGTTCGGGACACGATGGGCTCGTGCGGGAATCTCGGCCAGGCCCACCAGGCTGCTATCGCCGTCGGCGCGGACACCGACTTGATGGATCAGGCGTGGTGGTCGCCGGGGCTGACGCATCCCGACGGTCGCTCCGCGTTCGCGTTGTGGTTCACCGGCGGCATCTTCGTCAACCAGGACGGCAACCGGTTCGTCAACGAGTCCGCGGCCTACGACCGGATTGGCCGCACCGTCATCGCCGACCTGGCGAACGGGTCAATCACCTTGCCCTACTGGATGGTCTACGACGACAAGGAGGGTCGGGTGCCACCGGTCAAGGCGACCAACGTGTCGATGGTCGAGCCGGACAAGTACGTCGCCGCCGGCCTGTGGCACACCGCCGACACCCTCGACGGGCTGGCCGCAAAGATCGGCGTGCCGGCGCAGAACCTGGCGGCAACAGTCGCGCGGTTCAACGGATTCGCCGCCGGCGGTGTGGACGAAGATTTCGGCCGCGGCGACGAGGCCTACGACCGGGCCTTCTCAGGCGGTGAGTCGCCGCTAGTGTCCATCGATCGGCCGCCGTATCACGCAGCCGCGTTCGGCCTTTCGGACCTCGGCACCAAGGGCGGGCTGCGTACGGACACCGCGGCACGCGTGCTCGACACCTCCGGCACGATCATGCGCGGGCTGTATGCGGCCGGCAACACGATGGCCGCGCCGAGCGGTTGCGCTTATCCGGGCGGCGGCAACCCGATCGGCACCAGCATGCTGTTCAGCCACCTCGCGGTGTTGGACATGCTCGACAGGCGCGCTGACGCTTAG
- a CDS encoding LCP family protein, giving the protein MNRSGGRHRRAKPWQIRRRLARGGMALAAVLAVAATGAGWWMAHGMLGGITVSEALRSEDPHSSGGAMNILLVGLDSRKDQNGNELPWAVLKHLHAGDSEDGGYNTNTLILVHVGADDKVAAFSIPRDDYVPFGGVPGYNHIKIKEAYGLTKAYTEQKLMDKGVSNQKELETKGREAGRTATLRAVRNLTGVPIDYFAEVNLAGFYDLTESLGGVQVCLKHAVYDSYSGADFPAGRQTLDAEQALAFVRQRHGLENGDLDRTHRQQAFLSSVMHQLQDSGTFTDLTKLKGLMAVARKDVVLSSGWDENLFRRMGALAGADVEYRTLPVVRYDNIDGQDVNIVDPKAIKAEVATAFGTSAPATTTTTAPNPSTVVDVVNASSTSGLATKVSKTLTQKGYTAGTVRDREYGEPSSTTIDYGSGAKTDAQAIAALLGIDAAEHSDSALSADQVQIFVGDDYSVPSQDETTTASTVAGSYHGSHTTTSSTEPTPDRGAPIDGGGVPCVN; this is encoded by the coding sequence GTGAACCGATCCGGCGGCAGGCACCGCCGCGCGAAACCATGGCAGATCCGCCGGCGGCTGGCCCGCGGCGGCATGGCGCTGGCTGCGGTGCTGGCCGTGGCGGCGACCGGCGCGGGCTGGTGGATGGCGCACGGCATGCTGGGCGGCATCACCGTTTCCGAGGCGCTGCGCTCAGAGGACCCGCATTCTTCCGGCGGCGCGATGAACATCCTGCTGGTCGGCCTGGACTCCCGCAAAGACCAAAACGGCAACGAGCTGCCCTGGGCGGTCCTCAAGCACCTGCACGCCGGCGACTCCGAAGACGGCGGCTACAACACCAACACGCTGATCCTGGTGCACGTCGGCGCCGACGACAAAGTCGCCGCCTTCTCGATCCCCCGCGACGACTATGTGCCGTTCGGCGGCGTTCCGGGCTACAACCACATCAAGATCAAGGAAGCGTACGGGCTCACCAAGGCCTACACCGAGCAGAAGCTCATGGACAAAGGTGTGAGCAACCAGAAAGAACTCGAGACCAAAGGCCGCGAGGCAGGCCGAACAGCGACGCTGCGGGCGGTCCGGAACCTGACCGGCGTGCCGATCGACTACTTCGCTGAGGTCAACCTGGCTGGCTTCTACGACCTGACCGAAAGCCTGGGCGGCGTCCAGGTGTGCCTGAAACACGCTGTGTACGACTCATATTCGGGCGCTGACTTCCCTGCTGGCCGCCAAACTCTCGATGCCGAACAGGCACTGGCGTTCGTGCGGCAGCGCCACGGTCTGGAAAACGGCGATCTGGACCGCACTCACCGCCAACAGGCGTTCCTGTCGTCGGTCATGCACCAGCTGCAGGATTCGGGCACCTTCACCGACTTGACCAAGCTGAAGGGCCTGATGGCGGTGGCGCGCAAAGATGTTGTGCTGTCGTCGGGTTGGGACGAGAACCTGTTCCGCAGGATGGGCGCTCTCGCCGGTGCCGACGTCGAATACCGGACGTTGCCGGTCGTGCGTTACGACAACATCGACGGCCAGGACGTCAACATCGTCGACCCCAAGGCGATCAAGGCCGAAGTGGCGACGGCGTTTGGCACCAGCGCACCCGCCACCACGACCACCACGGCGCCGAACCCGTCCACCGTGGTCGACGTGGTCAATGCCAGTAGCACCTCCGGACTCGCCACCAAGGTGTCAAAGACGCTGACCCAGAAGGGTTATACCGCCGGCACCGTGCGCGACCGCGAGTACGGCGAGCCGAGCTCGACAACCATCGACTACGGTTCCGGCGCCAAAACCGATGCGCAGGCCATCGCGGCGCTTCTGGGCATCGACGCCGCCGAGCACAGCGACTCCGCGCTGAGCGCCGACCAGGTTCAAATCTTCGTCGGCGACGACTACTCCGTCCCGTCCCAGGACGAGACCACCACGGCGTCAACCGTGGCCGGGTCGTATCACGGCTCGCACACCACCACCAGCAGCACCGAGCCCACCCCCGACCGGGGCGCACCGATCGACGGCGGCGGCGTGCCCTGCGTCAACTAA
- a CDS encoding TetR/AcrR family transcriptional regulator produces MPRSPGRRSEILDAFVRYVAERGYDRTNIGDIADELGMSKGTIVHHFGTKAQMLRELEESRLARQLEVLRMVWSRLAAPHERLAAIIYASTMLQVLARNATVASQREVVSLSDDPAMQQVRKSRQELQALTIDEIRKGVASGVFRDVDVELAALQLWGSLEWMWVWFDPDGSRTAEQVGAAFVDVFLGGLLLDRLGLSKWAGPSTEVVSVVRECLAAVSGVADWPPSGLADR; encoded by the coding sequence ATGCCCAGATCACCAGGCAGACGCAGCGAGATCCTGGATGCGTTTGTCCGCTACGTCGCCGAACGTGGTTACGACAGAACAAATATCGGCGACATCGCCGACGAGCTCGGCATGTCCAAAGGCACTATCGTCCATCACTTCGGAACAAAAGCGCAGATGCTGCGGGAACTGGAAGAAAGCCGTCTGGCCCGTCAGCTCGAGGTGCTAAGGATGGTGTGGAGCCGTCTGGCCGCGCCGCACGAACGCCTTGCCGCGATCATTTATGCGTCCACCATGCTGCAGGTGCTCGCCCGCAACGCGACGGTGGCAAGCCAGCGCGAGGTGGTTTCGCTGTCAGATGACCCGGCGATGCAGCAGGTACGCAAGTCGCGCCAGGAACTGCAAGCGTTGACGATCGACGAGATCCGCAAAGGCGTCGCGAGCGGTGTGTTCCGAGATGTGGACGTCGAACTAGCAGCATTACAGCTGTGGGGATCGCTGGAGTGGATGTGGGTGTGGTTCGACCCTGACGGTTCCCGGACGGCCGAACAAGTCGGCGCAGCTTTCGTCGACGTCTTCCTCGGTGGCCTGCTGCTCGACCGTCTGGGGCTTAGCAAGTGGGCCGGCCCATCCACCGAGGTTGTCTCAGTGGTGCGTGAATGCCTTGCTGCGGTAAGCGGTGTGGCAGATTGGCCGCCCAGCGGCCTGGCCGATAGATAG
- a CDS encoding MlaE family ABC transporter permease: MVGGRVLNRIRPGAEVVGGFFRMCVLTGKALMRPFEWREFIWNGWFLMRVSLLPTIAVSIPETVLLIFTLNVLLAEFGAADVSGAGAAIGAVTQLGPIVTVLVVAGAGATAICADLGARTIREEIDAMEVLGIEPIQRLVVPRVVASIVVAVLLNGLVVAVGLGGGYLFSVYLQNVSSGAYLSTLTALTGLPEVVIANVKAAMFGLIAGLVGCYRGLVVRGGSKGLGTAVNETVVLCSIALFAVNAALTTIGVRFGTGR; encoded by the coding sequence ATGGTCGGCGGCCGCGTACTCAACCGGATCCGGCCAGGAGCGGAAGTCGTAGGCGGGTTCTTCCGGATGTGCGTGCTGACCGGCAAAGCCTTGATGAGGCCGTTCGAATGGCGCGAGTTCATCTGGAACGGCTGGTTTCTCATGCGCGTATCGCTGTTGCCGACTATCGCGGTGTCCATCCCGGAAACCGTGCTACTCATCTTCACGCTCAACGTGCTGCTGGCCGAGTTCGGCGCTGCCGACGTTTCCGGTGCCGGCGCCGCAATCGGTGCGGTCACCCAGCTCGGCCCGATCGTGACGGTCCTTGTGGTCGCCGGTGCCGGTGCCACCGCTATCTGCGCCGACCTCGGCGCCCGCACCATCCGCGAAGAGATCGACGCAATGGAAGTGCTCGGCATCGAACCGATCCAACGGCTGGTGGTGCCGCGCGTCGTCGCCTCGATTGTCGTCGCGGTCCTGCTCAACGGCCTCGTGGTCGCCGTCGGCCTCGGAGGTGGCTACCTCTTCAGCGTGTACCTGCAGAACGTCTCGAGCGGTGCGTACCTCTCGACGCTGACAGCGCTCACCGGGCTGCCCGAAGTGGTGATCGCGAATGTCAAAGCGGCGATGTTCGGGCTGATCGCCGGCCTCGTCGGCTGCTACCGGGGGCTGGTCGTCCGCGGCGGGTCCAAAGGTCTGGGCACGGCCGTCAACGAGACCGTGGTGCTGTGCTCCATCGCTCTGTTCGCCGTCAACGCGGCGCTGACGACAATCGGCGTCCGCTTCGGAACTGGGCGCTGA
- a CDS encoding MlaE family ABC transporter permease, whose product MATAVAPHARFPQAAATFRRYRRVPAHQLTELGQIVWFALTAVGQIPFALQRYRRELLRLIAQMGMGTGAMAVVGGTAAIVGFITLSAGSLVAIQGFASLGNIGVEAFTGFLAAMVNVRFVAPVAAGQALAATVGAGATAELGAMRISEEIDALEVMSVRSVAYLVSTRVVAGFVVIIPLYGLAITLAFLSAQVTTVLFYGQSIGTYDHYFHTFLRPNDVAWSFAEVILVALVVMTTHCYYGYTASGGPVGVGEAVGRSMRLSLITIVVVVVLTAMSVYGKNPNFNLTV is encoded by the coding sequence ATGGCGACGGCTGTCGCACCGCATGCCCGCTTCCCGCAGGCAGCCGCCACCTTCCGCCGATACCGGCGCGTCCCGGCACACCAACTGACCGAGCTCGGGCAGATCGTCTGGTTCGCCCTGACCGCAGTGGGGCAGATCCCCTTCGCTCTGCAGCGCTACCGCAGAGAGCTGCTGCGCCTGATCGCCCAGATGGGCATGGGCACCGGCGCGATGGCTGTGGTCGGCGGAACCGCCGCCATCGTCGGCTTCATCACCCTGTCCGCCGGTTCGCTGGTCGCCATCCAGGGCTTCGCGTCGCTGGGCAACATCGGTGTCGAGGCATTCACCGGATTTCTGGCCGCGATGGTCAATGTGCGCTTCGTGGCGCCGGTGGCCGCCGGTCAGGCGCTGGCCGCCACCGTCGGCGCCGGCGCCACCGCCGAGCTGGGCGCGATGCGCATCAGCGAGGAGATCGACGCGCTGGAGGTGATGAGCGTCAGGTCGGTCGCCTACCTGGTATCCACCCGGGTGGTGGCGGGTTTCGTCGTCATCATCCCGCTCTACGGGTTGGCGATAACCTTGGCCTTCCTGTCCGCACAGGTGACCACGGTCTTGTTCTACGGGCAATCCATCGGCACATACGACCACTACTTCCATACCTTCCTGCGCCCCAACGACGTCGCGTGGTCGTTCGCCGAGGTGATCCTGGTCGCGCTGGTCGTGATGACCACCCACTGTTACTACGGCTACACCGCCAGCGGCGGGCCGGTCGGGGTCGGCGAAGCGGTCGGCCGGTCGATGCGGCTGTCGCTGATCACGATCGTCGTCGTGGTCGTGCTGACCGCGATGTCGGTCTACGGCAAGAACCCGAACTTCAACCTCACGGTGTAG
- a CDS encoding MCE family protein translates to MTTLVHGKVNKPRIPPYKTAAVVFLLVAAMVLAFVWLQFRGLLTPKTTLTMVAPRAGLVMDPGSKVTYNGVEIGRVAHISEVQRDGTPAAEVVMDVNPKYIRLIPANVAANIRATTVFGNKYVSLTSPKHPVPQRISPQHVIDARSVTTEFNTLFETLTSITEKVDPVKVNLTLAAAAEALNGLGERFGQSIVNANAILDDVNPRMPQVRHDIQQLAALSDTYANAAPDLLDALDHAVTTARTLHRQEADLDATLLAATGVGNTGQDIVARGGPYLQRGIADLVPTAELLDTYSPEIFCMIRNYHDAEPKTYETTGGGNGYALKTMTELMSGLGGILTLPGLFGAAATMGALGLAGLVGGAPNPYVYPDNLPRVNARGGPGGAPGCWQPITRDLWPAPWLVMDTGASLAPYNHVETGSPYAIEYVWGRQVGDNTINP, encoded by the coding sequence ATGACGACGCTGGTCCACGGCAAGGTCAACAAGCCGCGTATCCCTCCGTACAAGACCGCGGCCGTGGTCTTCCTGTTGGTCGCTGCGATGGTTTTAGCGTTCGTGTGGTTGCAGTTTCGCGGCTTGCTCACGCCTAAGACCACGCTGACCATGGTGGCTCCGCGGGCGGGTTTGGTGATGGATCCGGGGTCGAAGGTCACCTATAACGGGGTGGAAATCGGCCGGGTGGCACACATTTCAGAGGTCCAGCGCGACGGCACGCCAGCCGCCGAGGTCGTCATGGATGTGAATCCGAAGTACATCCGGCTGATTCCGGCCAATGTGGCCGCCAATATCAGGGCGACGACGGTGTTCGGCAACAAGTACGTGTCGTTGACATCACCGAAACATCCTGTTCCACAGCGCATAAGCCCACAGCATGTGATTGATGCCAGGTCGGTAACGACGGAGTTCAACACGTTGTTCGAGACGCTCACCTCGATCACCGAGAAGGTGGACCCGGTCAAGGTGAACCTGACATTGGCCGCGGCCGCGGAAGCGCTGAACGGGCTGGGCGAGCGGTTCGGCCAGTCGATCGTCAACGCCAACGCCATCCTCGACGACGTCAATCCGCGAATGCCGCAGGTGCGTCACGACATTCAGCAGCTGGCAGCGCTCAGCGACACCTACGCCAACGCCGCACCGGATCTGCTCGACGCCCTCGACCATGCGGTGACTACGGCGCGCACGCTTCACCGCCAGGAAGCTGACCTGGATGCAACGTTGCTGGCCGCAACCGGCGTGGGCAACACCGGCCAAGACATTGTCGCCCGTGGCGGACCCTACCTGCAGCGAGGCATCGCCGACCTGGTGCCCACCGCCGAACTCCTCGACACCTACAGCCCCGAGATCTTTTGCATGATCCGCAATTACCACGACGCCGAACCCAAGACCTACGAGACGACGGGTGGTGGCAACGGCTACGCGCTGAAAACCATGACCGAGCTGATGTCGGGACTGGGAGGCATCCTGACTCTCCCCGGGCTCTTCGGCGCAGCAGCCACGATGGGCGCCCTCGGGCTAGCCGGGCTGGTCGGCGGAGCGCCGAATCCCTATGTTTACCCGGACAATCTGCCGAGAGTCAATGCTCGCGGCGGCCCAGGAGGTGCCCCCGGTTGCTGGCAGCCCATCACACGGGATCTGTGGCCGGCGCCGTGGCTGGTGATGGACACCGGCGCCAGCCTTGCGCCATACAACCACGTCGAAACCGGCTCGCCGTACGCAATCGAGTACGTCTGGGGCCGCCAAGTGGGGGACAACACGATCAACCCATGA